From Osmerus eperlanus chromosome 16, fOsmEpe2.1, whole genome shotgun sequence:
ACAAAGGCCTCTGCGAAAAATCATTACGTTTTGAAGCCAGTTCCGTGAGTTACAGAGGTAGCTACGTCACTGTGGCATTCTGACAATGCAtaataaaaaagtaaaaaaagatTTTAAATTTTTGGTAATTTCAGATCCAATAATAACACTTAACATATTCAGTGATTATAGGGGCATCGTGTACAAGGCAATAGTCAAATAGTGCAAAAATACAATAATTTCTGTGATGTTAGTTTTTGTCAGACTTGGTCTTCAAAGACCTCAAACAGAATAAGATATCAGATAATGCAGTAGGAGAGGAACTAGGCAAGAGTCGAGAGAAACCGGTTGAAATCCCAGAGAGAAATAGTAGCCTTACAAAGTACTTGACGCGTGGCTTCAGGCTTGTCTAAACCTGTCTTCCAACCCACACTCCCCAGTCCTGGACAACGCTCTAACTCCCCGGTCGTGTTTCTCTCCCTGGCCAGGCTGACACTATGAACTACGTGGGTCAACTGGCGGGCCAGGTTCTGGTGACGGTGAAGGAGCTGTACAAGGGCATCAACCAGGCCACGCTGTCGGGCTGCATCGACGTGGTGGTGGTGCGGCAGAGGGACGGCACTTACCAGTGCTCCCCCTTCCACGTGCGCTTCGGCAAGCTGGGTGTGCTGCGCTCCAAGGAGAAAGTGGTGagtggagagggaaaggagatgtttgtttttgtttttcttgtcaGATACCAGTTTGAAACTTGTGCTTTGAGGAAAGATGGGCTGAACCTGTCGTTTGGTAAGAGGAGACGAGGAaacaagacacacacgcacatattgcaacaacacaatCTTTTTTATTTGATTCAAAACACCCTTTATTCATGACTGGATCAGTGATTAGAATTAGTTCCTTCACTGGAGAGATGCAAAGTTGCATCATCAGTTGCAGAGGAAAAGacagcctttctctctctgacatgcGACCTGATGTAACTTTGAGATTGTCTGTGTGGGAACGCTGCATAACTGGAAGCAGGGGCCAATCCTTCAGAAATGTGTAACATAAATGTTCCATTTTACCACAGTCAGATGAGAGTCCAGTGTTTTGGGGGGTCCACTAATGTGCCTAATCTTGTCTGTATTGAAATACATAAAGTAATTACCCTAAACAAATGCAACCTATTCTCTTTACCTCCCTGATCTTAGTTACCAACATATTGTTGCCTGGAGTCAAGAGTCCTTTAATCATGCTCAGGAAACAGACACCTATTTTTAGGGTTCTTGTTTTTCGAGTACTTTCTTTTCCTGCCAGACTTTTGCCTCCGAGCGTGTGATAGTTACCAGAAGCAGGTCGACATGCTTGTCAGATGGTTTCCTGTTAGCTAGTCTGCATCCACACTGTTCTGATCCTACACTACTGGTTTCACTGAGCCTGTGTAGGAGAAGGATGTGGGTAGAGGATTTGTGGGGGATGAAGTCTAAAGCACTGTGCCGATATACAGCATATTACAAGAGGTTTTCTGAACACCAGATGAATGCATGGTCACTATGGCAACAGGttattcttttctctctctctgtgtgtgtgtgtgtgtgtgtgtgtgtgtgtgtgtgtgtgtgtgtgtgtgtgtgtgtgtgtgtgtgtgtgtgtgtgtgtgtgtgtgtgtgtgtgtgtgtgtgtgtgtgtgtgtgtgtgtgtgtgtgtgtgtgtgtgtgtgtgtgagagagagagagcaaagaaaagggaggaggaggcatgACTAAAATGTCCCAGGAGAAAGGAGTCAGATGGTTCCTCATGAGGTTTGCAGATGACATTACGAGGAGGTGAGATAGGAGCGGTCTTTAATGTTCCCTCTCTGTCACGACTCTGCCCTCATTCACCCCTTCTTCAAGATGCTTTTCAGCAGGCAGGGTGGGTCCAAAGGTACAAAGACAATCACATAATAACATGTTTGACTCGTCTAACGAGATGTTTTTCTACAGAAAGGCCGTTGTTGAGCGTGTGGCTCTGTTGGCTCAGATTCTTGTAATCCTATATGGGCCGCTGTCCTGCCAACTCCAACCACTCTGCTGGGTTTATCCTGACAGCATGTGATTGAGCATCTCAGATTCATCCTGAATCATTATCAGAGTCATTAAGATTCCCCACCATCCCTCGTCACGTGCAAATCCCTCCCAGCAGCCTGGGGAATCAAGCCCAGTGGCTGCTGGGAGGACCTGACAGAGCAGTAAAAACAGGAACAAAGGTAAACAAAGTAGGGAGGAGCAAACAAGTGGAATGGAAGTGAAGCTTGTGTGTCGGGATCTGATAGCAAAGAAGTCCGTTTGgttttggtctctctctctctctctctctctctctctctctctctgcctctgtctgtctctctctctctctgtgtctctctctgtctctctgttcgtttctccttccatttctctctccaccagggttagggttgaccTGATTATTTGGTGGTGTCAGGTTTCTGAAGGACTACTGCTCCTCTGAGGTTTGTCTGGCCCTGGCCAAGGCCTCGTTCTCCTGGCAGACTCCAGGAAACACGAGCCCTACGAGGCTCATTCACTAATTAGGTTGGCCTTCTCATGAGAACAGTGCTCTAAGTAGCCGTCAGCACTGTATGTGGCCTGATTAGAATGAACAGGCCAATGGCATCCTTGTTTTATATCAAACGAAAAGGGAAGTTGGAAACAGGTGAGGAGTTGACACTGATAAATATTTTATAACTGCATTACTTCCCACAAATCCCAAGAATTTCGAGAATATCCATGAGTTTCAAAAGTTGTAGTTCCTTCAGGGAATGTAAAGGGTGTTTAGAAAATTAGAAGACTAATTTAAAGAATCGGCCTATTTGTTAATGATTTTTTAAATGATCTGTCATGGAAATTTGTGTTTTTGGGTCATGCACAGTCATGGAATTTTACTTGTTCATTATAGATGGATGCGCTTGTCTAAGTGTAAACCTTGTAGTGTGTTAAGGTTTCCTGGTGTCTTGTCTGGAGCCAATCccagtgtctgtcagtgtgtgtgagccctccccctctgtttCAGATCGACATTGAGGTGAATGGAGAGCCTGTGGTCCTGCACATGAAGCTCGGGGACAATGGAGAGGCCTTCTTTGTCCAAGAGACCGAGCTGCAGAACGTGAGTATCCAGTCCTCCTTAGCTCTCAGGCTTGATGTGACACATGTCTAATCTTGACATCACAGGGTTTTAAAGGTTAACCTGATAACGACAGGATAGCATGAACAGTATCTGTTTTCACACAGATAGCTGACACGCTGACTACAGTACATTTATTCAATGTAGAAACACTTTTTAGTCAAATGAAGCTTGCTCCTTTGAATGTCAGTGACACAAAAGATATGGACGTGGAATAGGCACTAGAACTGACCTGCAGAGAAGCTCGTGGTCTCTGCCTCCACATCTTaggcctctctgtgtctctgatgGATGTCTCCAGGAGATCGTCCCGGCCCACCTGGCCACCTCCCCTATCCCCACCGAAGGCCACCTGTTCTGGATGGCCGAGGTGGAGCGCGGGGGTGGCGTGGCGCAGGACCTGGACGACCCGGCCGACCCCGAGGACCCCCacgacccccccgcccccagcgCCATCGCGGTggtcaagaagaagaagaggcggAGGAAGAAGCACAAAGGAGACCCCCGCCGAGAGGAGATGACCCCTCCTGTGGCCCTCGCTAGCGCTGCTGCTAGCGCTGCTGCTAACGCTGCTGCTGTCACAGAGGAGATCTTTGAGATGGACCTGAGCTCGGACGAGGAGGCGGCGGGGCACGCTTCTCGGTGGGAGTGCCAGAGGTTTTTTGATCTTTTATTTTACAATATATTGGGGTGTTTTTCCATgcgtgacaggaaaggcagggagagggaatggggggaagacatgcagtaaAGGCCCCGGCCCTGGATATGAACCCAGGCCGCTGTGGTAAGAGCCTAGGGCCCCCAGTAAGGGTTAGAGGGACCGAGGTTTGACCAGACAAGGAGGATCTGTTGACCCGCAGGAAACTCCTATTGTCCTGCAGGAGAGCTGCCGTGGACACACATTGTCAAGGAACATGCCGTGTCTAAAATACGGTTTATTCATTTGTTATTATCGTTTTAGGTCGTCGTCCATGAGCACAATGAGGGACATGGACCCGAAGCTCCCAGCTGCCAGGCACAGCATGGACAGCTACCCCTTCTCTGACGGAGACTGGTCCCCCTCAGACAGGTACGTGAGCGTGACGCGTACACCCACACTCATGCTTCCCGGCTGACTGTTGTTGGACTGGTTATTCTATTGTTTCCCTGTGGCCCTCCAGCCATGGCCTGTCTCAGGCCTTCTCCCCCAAGAGTGACTCGGAGCTGATGGTGCGGCCCTCAGAGAGCATGCTCCGTGCCGAGTCACACATGCAGTGGACCTGGGGAGAGTTCCCAGAATCCACCAGGGTAAGAGCTGACGCGTGGTTTATTTCTTCCCACTGTTTGGCGTTATCAGTACCCAGCTGCTGTCTGATGCTCAGTGTCAGGCACCATGCGCATTTGAAATTCTACAACGTTCAGTACAATGGGGATGCTAATATCGTGTAACGACTTATCAGGTAAGCaagaaggacagacaggagcTGCCGAAGACGGTGACCATCACCCCGTCCGAGAACACGCACTTCCGCGTCATCCTGAGCACAGAGGCCATGGAGAACGAGacggagacggagggagagtcggggccccaggaggaggaggactctgGCCCCGTGTGTCCCATCGTCAAACCCCAACCCCGTACCCCCGTAGCCACCACAGCTATCCCCATCACCTCAGCCCTGACCTCTGCCCTGACCCCTGCCACCTCAGCCCTGACCTCTGCCCTGACCCCTGCCACCtcagccctgacccctgtgACCTCTGCCCTGACCCCTGCCACCTCAGCCCAGACCCCTGTGACCTCTGCCATGACCCCAGCCACCtcagccctgacccctgtgACCTCTGCCCTGAACGACGCCACCTCGGCCCTGACCCCTGTGACCTCTGCTCTGACCCCCACGACGTTGGCCCTGACCCCTCTCACCTCAGCTCTGACTCCAGCCACCTCGGCCCTGACCCCGCCCACCTCCGCCCTGACCCCGCCCACCTCCGCcctgacccccctcaccccgACCGTGACCCCCCTCACCCCGACCCTGTCGCCCTCGGAGCCTCAGGAGATCCCGCCCTCCGGCGTCTCGACGTCCACGCCCGCGGACAGCCGAGCCGCCCAGATGGCAGGGGACATGGGCGACGCCTGCTCCAAGAGCGACTCGCCCTCCAAGAAGAAAGGTGAGGCCCAGCACGGCTAGGGGACGACGGCAACGTCTACCTGGGgaacagctctctgtagctttAGGTCTGACTGGGGGTGTCATTGTACAGGCAACTAGTTTAGTTCTG
This genomic window contains:
- the lpin2 gene encoding phosphatidate phosphatase LPIN2 isoform X4, with translation MADTMNYVGQLAGQVLVTVKELYKGINQATLSGCIDVVVVRQRDGTYQCSPFHVRFGKLGVLRSKEKVIDIEVNGEPVVLHMKLGDNGEAFFVQETELQNEIVPAHLATSPIPTEGHLFWMAEVERGGGVAQDLDDPADPEDPHDPPAPSAIAVVKKKKRRRKKHKGDPRREEMTPPVALASAAASAAANAAAVTEEIFEMDLSSDEEAAGHASRWECQRSSSMSTMRDMDPKLPAARHSMDSYPFSDGDWSPSDSHGLSQAFSPKSDSELMVRPSESMLRAESHMQWTWGEFPESTRVSKKDRQELPKTVTITPSENTHFRVILSTEAMENETETEGESGPQEEEDSGPVCPIVKPQPRTPVATTAIPITSALTSALTPATSALTSALTPATSALTPVTSALTPATSAQTPVTSAMTPATSALTPVTSALNDATSALTPVTSALTPTTLALTPLTSALTPATSALTPPTSALTPPTSALTPLTPTVTPLTPTLSPSEPQEIPPSGVSTSTPADSRAAQMAGDMGDACSKSDSPSKKKGVPKRSQHQGPEDIYLDDLNVLEPEVVARYFPKSEEASGKHWLDSDQRSGSQSPQSVGSAAADSGTECLSDSASDLPDVTLSLCGGLSDNAEISKEKFMEHIITYHEFAENPAIIDNPNLVVKIANRYYNWTLAAPLILSLQAFQKNLPKATEEAWVKEKMPKKSGRWWFWRKRADSTIKQSETKLETKESQEEEGRSSLSQESLALMPKAGDSSSDEDAKEVSAASCQDRHPGSESHPCPHTYRKSLRLSSNQIASLNLKEGPNDVTFSITTQYQGTCRCEGTIYLWNWDDKVIISDIDGTITKSDVFGQILPQLGKDWTHQGIAKLYHSVAENGYKFLYCSARAIGMADMTRGYLQWVNDEGTILPRGPLMLSPSSLFSAFHREVIEKKPEIFKIECLTDIKNLFQYNKRPFYAAFGNRTNDVFAYKEVGVPVCRIFTVNPKGELIQEQTKGNKSSYGRLSELVEHVFPLLSKEQNEAFVLPEYSSFCYWRQPIPDIGPDDLL
- the lpin2 gene encoding phosphatidate phosphatase LPIN2 isoform X5 — its product is MNYVGQLAGQVLVTVKELYKGINQATLSGCIDVVVVRQRDGTYQCSPFHVRFGKLGVLRSKEKVIDIEVNGEPVVLHMKLGDNGEAFFVQETELQNEIVPAHLATSPIPTEGHLFWMAEVERGGGVAQDLDDPADPEDPHDPPAPSAIAVVKKKKRRRKKHKGDPRREEMTPPVALASAAASAAANAAAVTEEIFEMDLSSDEEAAGHASRWECQRSSSMSTMRDMDPKLPAARHSMDSYPFSDGDWSPSDSHGLSQAFSPKSDSELMVRPSESMLRAESHMQWTWGEFPESTRVSKKDRQELPKTVTITPSENTHFRVILSTEAMENETETEGESGPQEEEDSGPVCPIVKPQPRTPVATTAIPITSALTSALTPATSALTSALTPATSALTPVTSALTPATSAQTPVTSAMTPATSALTPVTSALNDATSALTPVTSALTPTTLALTPLTSALTPATSALTPPTSALTPPTSALTPLTPTVTPLTPTLSPSEPQEIPPSGVSTSTPADSRAAQMAGDMGDACSKSDSPSKKKGVPKRSQHQGPEDIYLDDLNVLEPEVVARYFPKSEEASGKHWLDSDQRSGSQSPQSVGSAAADSGTECLSDSASDLPDVTLSLCGGLSDNAEISKEKFMEHIITYHEFAENPAIIDNPNLVVKIANRYYNWTLAAPLILSLQAFQKNLPKATEEAWVKEKMPKKSGRWWFWRKRADSTIKQSETKLETKESQEEEGRSSLSQESLALMPKAGDSSSDEDAKEVSAASCQDRHPGSESHPCPHTYRKSLRLSSNQIASLNLKEGPNDVTFSITTQYQGTCRCEGTIYLWNWDDKVIISDIDGTITKSDVFGQILPQLGKDWTHQGIAKLYHSVAENGYKFLYCSARAIGMADMTRGYLQWVNDEGTILPRGPLMLSPSSLFSAFHREVIEKKPEIFKIECLTDIKNLFQYNKRPFYAAFGNRTNDVFAYKEVGVPVCRIFTVNPKGELIQEQTKGNKSSYGRLSELVEHVFPLLSKEQNEAFVLPEYSSFCYWRQPIPDIGPDDLL